One Salvia splendens isolate huo1 chromosome 12, SspV2, whole genome shotgun sequence genomic window carries:
- the LOC121757414 gene encoding GDSL esterase/lipase At1g29660-like, whose protein sequence is MLKTYDELKKWIVMMSMVAAVAAEPQVPCLFIFGDSLLDNGNNNNLNTIAHVNFKPYGIDFPLGPTGRFSNGNTVVDIIAQMLGFKDYIPSYLTVKGNQILRGVNFASAAAGIRPETGLNWGDRFTFDEQLTNFKNTVEQLDAILGGREATLNHLGKCIFISGFGNNDFLNNYFLPEVYNTRKLYTLQQYIPLLLNRYTEQLKILYTYGARKLALVGAGPIGCIPFTLVTRSDGVKCADDENRASQMYNRQLRARIDVFNARFHGAQFILIDGYNHLNDVINNAEAYG, encoded by the exons ATGTTGAAAACTTACGACGAGTTAAAGAAATGGATAGTGATGATGAGCATGGTTGCCGCGGTGGCGGCTGAGCCTCAAGTTCCTTGTCTCTTTATATTCGGCGACTCACTGCTCGACAACGGCAACAATAACAATCTGAATACCATTGCCCATGTTAACTTCAAGCCCTACGGTATCGATTTTCCGTTGGGCCCCACGGGGAGATTTTCCAACGGCAACACTGTTGTTGATATCATCG caCAAATGCTAGGGTTTAAGGATTATATTCCCTCGTATTTGACTGTTAAGGGCAACCAAATACTAAGGGGAGTCAACTTTGCCTCTGCTGCTGCCGGAATCCGACCAGAAACCGGCCTCAATTGG GGCGACCGGTTTACCTTCGACGAGCAACTGACTAACTTCAAAAACACGGTGGAGCAACTCGATGCCATACTCGGGGGGCGAGAAGCGACATTAAATCACTTGGGCAAGTGCATATTCATAAGCGGATTCGGCAACAATGACTTCCTCAACAACTACTTCTTGCCTGAAGTTTACAACACCCGTAAACTGTATACGCTCCAACAATACATCCCCCTTCTCCTCAACCGATATACCGAGCAACTCAAG ATTCTGTATACCTATGGAGCTAGGAAGCTGGCTCTAGTGGGAGCAGGGCCGATTGGATGCATCCCTTTCACGTTGGTTACGAGGAGTGATGGCGTGAAATGTGCGGACGACGAAAACCGAGCTAGCCAGATGTACAACAGACAACTCAGAGCAAGGATTGATGTTTTCAACGCTAGATTTCATGGGGCGCAGTTTATATTGATCGACGGTTATAATCACTTGAACGATGTCATCAATAACGCCGAAGCCTATGGTTAG
- the LOC121758215 gene encoding GDSL esterase/lipase At5g45670-like, with protein MGSTVERWLVFSVVAAMALALAVTAEPQVPCYFIFGDSLVDNGNNNNIQSLAKANYLPYGIDFPAGPTGRFSNGKTTVDVIAELLGFDDYIPPYATARGQQILRGVNYASAAAGIRQETGQQLGARIDFTGQINNYKNTVSQVVDILGDEDSAASYLSKCIYSVGVGSNDYLNNYFMPQYYSTSRQYSPEQYAEVLIRQYTEQLRMLYNFGARKFVLIGVGQIGCSPNALAQNSPDGRTCVARINNANQIFNSRLRGLVDEFNGNTPDARFIYVDAYGVFQDLIDSPSDFGFTVTNAGCCGVGRNNGQITCLPLQPSCQNRDEHLFWDAFHPTEAANVVVGRRAYRAERASDAHPFDISRLAQL; from the exons ATGGGAAGTACGGTTGAGAGATGGTTGGTGTTTAGCGTGGTCGCGGCCATGGCCTTGGCCTTGGCCGTGACCGCGGAGCCCCAAGTTCCTTGTTACTTCATATTTGGCGACTCATTGGTCGACAACGGAAACAACAACAACATTCAATCCTTGGCCAAGGCCAACTACTTACCCTACGGCATTGATTTCCCCGCCGGCCCCACCGGCCGATTCTCCAACGGCAAAACTACCGTAGATGTCATTG CTGAGCTGCTAGGGTTTGATGACTACATTCCACCTTACGCCACCGCTCGAGGCCAGCAGATACTGAGGGGAGTGAATTACGCCTCTGCTGCCGCCGGAATCCGACAAGAAACCGGCCAGCAACTA GGGGCTCGGATTGACTTCACCGGCCAAATAAACAACTACAAGAACACGGTGTCGCAGGTGGTCGACATACTCGGCGATGAGGACTCGGCCGCGAGTTACCTGAGCAAGTGTATCTATTCCGTCGGTGTAGGCAGCAATGACTACCTCAACAACTACTTCATGCCTCAGTATTATAGCACCAGCCGCCAGTATTCGCCGGAGCAGTACGCCGAAGTACTCATCCGACAGTACACCGAGCAATTAAGG ATGTTGTACAACTTCGGAGCCAGAAAGTTCGTTCTGATCGGAGTAGGCCAGATCGGGTGCAGCCCGAACGCGCTGGCACAGAACAGCCCGGACGGGAGGACATGCGTGGCGAGGATCAACAACGCGAACCAGATATTCAACAGCAGGCTGAGAGGCCTAGTCGATGAGTTCAACGGCAACACCCCCGACGCGAGGTTCATCTACGTGGACGCCTACGGCGTTTTCCAGGACCTGATCGACAGCCCCTCGGATTTCGGGTTTACGGTGACGAACGCCGGGTGCTGCGGGGTGGGGAGGAACAACGGGCAGATAACGTGCCTGCCGCTGCAGCCGTCGTGCCAGAACAGAGACGAGCACTTGTTTTGGGACGCGTTTCATCCGACCGAAGCTGCGAATGTTGTGGTCGGGAGAAGAGCGTATCGGGCTGAGAGGGCGTCGGATGCTCATCCCTTTGATATTAGCCGCTTGGCTCAGCTCTAA
- the LOC121758155 gene encoding uncharacterized protein LOC121758155 produces the protein MPITPKSLLNLPRLLLSSTPSNPCFYLTLCSLSHSLISRVAALRFDRGDVEGAARAQALARILGSCGLRLNIYAWNIRRDFMKDVARELAGVAFDLNQLLVAFGELRGARSNTKIIAWAGGVSNSIFTRLLNVFHRSGPLRDIVLSLQKEVVDGDLLRDCIELGSNDLNNLIQCIKDIASVFIPTAAPENEML, from the exons ATGCCGATCACTCCAAAGTCCCTTCTCAACCTCCCCCGCCTCCTACTCTCATCCACTCCCTCCAATCCCTGCTTCTACCTCACCCTATGTTCCCTCTCCCACTCCCTCATCTCCCGCGTCGCCGCCCTCCGATTCGACCGCGGCGATGTCGAGGGGGCGGCGCGGGCCCAGGCTTTGGCCCGTATCTTAGGGTCATGTGGCCTGCGATTGAACATTTATGCTTGGAACATCAGGCGCGATTTCATGAAGGACGTCGCTCGTGAATTAGCTGGCGTAGCATTCGATTTGAATCAGCTGTTAGTGGCTTTTGGCGAGTTGCGTGGGGCTCGCTCCAACACGAAGATCATCGCCTGGGCTGGTGGAGTTTCCAACTCGATCTTCACTCGTCTGCTCAATGTTTTCCATCGATCT GGGCCTTTGCGGGATATAGTGCTGAGCCTTCAGAAAGAAGTAGTGGATGGTGATCTACTTAGGGACTGCATTGAGTTGGGCTCTAATGACCTTAACAATTTGATACAATGCATCAAGGACATTGCATCCGTGTTCATCCCTACTGCTGCTCCCGAGAATGAGATGCTTTGA